The Triticum aestivum cultivar Chinese Spring chromosome 7B, IWGSC CS RefSeq v2.1, whole genome shotgun sequence genome window below encodes:
- the LOC123160038 gene encoding peroxidase 70: MASRTWHFLLALSLLSSAAYGQLSPSFYATSCPLLELTVRATMIAALLAERRMGASLLRLQFHDCFVQGCDGSILLDDVGSFVGEKTAFPNVNSVRGYEVIDRIKANVELVCPGIVSCADIVALAARDGMFLLGGPSWAVPLGRRDSTTASLAEANADLPGPTLNLDQLIRAFDKKQLTPRDLTALSGAHTIGFSQCQFFRDHIYNGTNIDPAFAALRRQTCPAAAPAGDANLAPLDAQTQLVFDNAYYRNLVAQRGLLHSDQELFNGASQDALVRQYASSPALFAADFVAAMIKMGNIAPLTGASGQIRRNCRVVNS; this comes from the exons ATGGCTTCCAGGACATGGCATTTCTTGCTCGCCCTCTCCCTCCTGTCCTCCGCCGCGTATGGGCAGCTCTCGCCGTCCTTCTACGCCACGAGCTGTCCCCTGTTAGAGCTCACCGTGCGCGCCACCATGATCGCCGCGCTCCTCGCCGAGCGCCGAATGGGCGCCTCCCTCCTCAGGCTCCAATTCCATGACTGCTTTGTTCAA GGCTGTGACGGATCCATTCTTCTGGATGACGTGGGCAGCTTCGTCGGCGAGAAGACGGCCTTCCCGAACGTGAACTCCGTGCGCGGCTACGAGGTGATCGACCGAATCAAGGCGAACGTGGAGCTTGTCTGCCCCGGCATCGTCTCCTGCGCTGACATCGTCGCCCTCGCCGCACGCGACGGCATGTTTCTG CTAGGCGGGCCGAGCTGGGCGGTGCCGCTGGGCCGGCGGGACTCGACGACGGCGAGCCTGGCGGAGGCGAATGCCGACCTGCCAGGGCCGacgctgaacctggaccagctcaTCCGCGCGTTCGACAAGAAGCAGCTGACCCCGCGGGACCTCACAGCGCTCTCGGGCGCCCACACCATCGGCTTCTCGCAGTGCCAGTTCTTCCGTGACCACATCTACAACGGCACCAACATCGACCCGGCATTCGCTGCGCTGCGCCGGCAGACCTGCCCTGCCGCGGCCCCCGCTGGCGACGCCAATCTGGCGCCGCTTGACGCGCAGACGCAGCTCGTCTTCGACAACGCCTACTACCGCAACCTGGTCGCGCAGCGTGGCCTGCTGCACTCGGACCAGGAGCTCTTCAACGGCGCCTCCCAGGACGCGCTGGTGCGCCAGTACGCGTCCAGCCCGGCGCTCTTCGCCGCCGACTTCGTGGCCGCCATGATCAAGATGGGGAACATCGCCCCCCTCACCGGGGCCAGCGGCCAGATCAGGCGCAACTGCAGGGTGGTCAACAGCTGA